Proteins encoded within one genomic window of Cucumis sativus cultivar 9930 chromosome 3, Cucumber_9930_V3, whole genome shotgun sequence:
- the LOC101203948 gene encoding protein PHOTOPERIOD-INDEPENDENT EARLY FLOWERING 1 isoform X2, with amino-acid sequence MTSKGPRSKLDHESRAKRQKALEASKEPNRPKTHWDHVLEEMVWLSKDFESERKWKLAQAKRVALRASKGMVDQATREERKLKEEEQRLRKLALNISKDVKKFWMKIEKLVLYKHRTELDEKKKKALDKHLEFLLGQTERYSTMLAENLVETYKPSQVNSTNEPHNAHVQEIDESKAVEPTELNVEHESDSVDFDEEFDVHSEDESEDNEQTIDEDEALITKEERQEELEALQNEVDLPLEELLKRYSGEKDDLEVSPETSTGGAEETEVEDHGKWNECSTSRKNESNGESSNIENHTKRETRETKNLSTLPVAFPKDDVFYDFTEEREDGDYDFTGGEDKDDETTLSEEEKLDKVESNNGKDEILMLQNESEIPIEELLARYGKDHYNDYDSDYDTEDTSACSDDLTNSPSHEEIEPTGLDVSVHKNVDPGKSHSSASSPPEGKGSLENFEGRESEDGIFDAAAAERSVQPSGNTFPTTTVRSKSPCLDSPSHEGIEPVRLDFCVDDNIDPNKCHSASSPPERKGSFENSGETESEDRIFDAAAAARSAQPTGNTFSTTKVRTKFPFLLKHSLREYQHIGLDWLVTMYEKRLNGILADEMGLGKTIMTIALLAHLACEKGIWGPHLIVVPTSVMLNWETEFLKWCPAFKILTYFGSAKERKVKRQGWMKPNSFHVCITTYRLVIQDSKVFKRKKWKYLILDEAHLIKNWKSQRWQTLLNFNSKRRILLTGTPLQNDLMELWSLMHFLMPHIFQSHQEFKDWFCNPISGMVEGQEKVNKEVLDRLHNVLRPFILRRLKRDVEKQLPKKYEHVINCRLSRRQRQLYEDYIASSETQATLASGNFFSMINVIMQLRKVCNHPDLFEGRPIISSFDMAGIVMQLSSSVCSALSPGLFSRVDLKGLGFLFTHLDFSMTSWEVDEVRAIATPSSLIKGSTSVNKSEEIGSGFRYRKRLHGSSIFADIQNAIMEERVRQAMERAEAMAWWNSLRCDKKPIYSTSLRELVTIRHPVYDICHEKSDPSSYCYSSKIADIVLSPVERFQMMMGLVESFTFAIPAARAPAPLCWYSRSCSDVFLDPSYEQNCSRFLFPLLTPIRSAIIRRQVYFPDRRLIQFDCGKLQELAILLRKLKSEGHRALIFTQMTKMLDILEAFINLYGYTYMRLDGSTQPEERQTLMQRFNTNPKIFLFILSTRSGGVGINLVGADTVIFYDSDWNPAMDQQAQDRCHRIGQTREVHIYRLISESTIEENILKKANQKRALDNLVIQSGSYNTEFFQKLDPMELFSGHRSLAIKNMQKEKNQCTNANEVSVSNADVEAALKIVEDEADYMALKKVEEEEAVDNQEFTEEVIGRMEDDEFMNDDEMKLDEGGDQVNGMIISNKDNEAIIHGANDLNEERAVIVASKEDDVDMLADVKQMAAGAAATGQTISSIDDRLRPIDRYAIRFLELWDPVHDKAAVESDVQFEETEWELDRLEKYKEEMEAEIDEDEEPLVYESWDAEFATEAYRQQVEALAQNQLMEDLEFEAKRKEAEEAENCDPTRNETHSELKPKAKKKSKKAKFKSLKKASLSSELKAVKKEASVEFLSTDDEDICSEDVLESLSAQSSLQKKRKKAELSLDSESGKSLKKKSKKLKKNIVDTFPQDHPNVSGVQYDEAMEVKPRENGVDLEHKVVGRNRMGGKISITSMPVKRVLTIKPEKLKKGNIWSRDCVPSPDFWLPQEDAILCAMVHEYGTHWSMISSTLYSMTAGGFYRGRYRHPVHCCERYRELVQRYVISAPDNPNSEKITNASSGKALLKITEENIRVLLDLAAEQPDREYLLQKHFTALLSTVWKARIRGNRLDSSLSWNGFYSGARYFSTGNHITRYFGRETTGKLKFGNTGHNFKLLAAALNDVCSTRMDDKKPQSYHGERASVTTEQLELTLEFQGENDLNVPFPSSVDLIVSDSVYLPLVNLDTCESSGARKRTKVAETRFRDAARACKEDFHGWASSVFPIIDLKSRSVSKSQSLGKHKLGVADSSKSAKSKHRKMGPDHGESSHHPIADHQMPSLVQEDNHNLYSLSSPILTDYSFPFGMDEYPFPHEEPGSREMIPHDYIPGLISGLDIPEEI; translated from the exons ATGACATCTAAAGGCCCCAGGTCTAAACTTGATCATGAGTCAAGAGCTAAGCGCCAAAAG GCACTTGAAGCTTCAAAAGAACCCAATCGACCTAAAACACATTGGGATCATGTTTTAGAAGAGATGGTCTGGCTATCAAAG GACTTTGAGTCTGAGCGGAAATGGAAATTAGCTCAGGCAAAAAGGGTTGCTCTAAGAGCTAGCAAAGGCATGGTAGATCAAGCTACAAGGGAAGAAAGGAAGTTGAAG GAGGAGGAGCAACGATTGAGAAAACTTGCTCTCAATATCTCAAAGGATGTAAAGAagttttggatgaaaatagaaaagctG GTGCTTTACAAACATCGAACTGAGCTTGacgagaaaaagaaaaaggctcTTGACAAACATCTCGAGTTTCTTCTAGGGCAAACAGAAAG GTACTCGACAATGCTGGCAGAAAATCTTGTGGAAACTTATAAACCATCGCAGGTGAATTCTACAAATGAGCCACACAATGCTCACGTCCAAGAGATTGATGAAAGCAAGGCTGTTGAACCTACAGAGTTAAATGTTG AACACGAGTCAGATTCTGTGGACTTTGATGAAGAATTCGATGTACACTCTGAAGATGAATCT GAAGATAATGAGCAGACCATAGATGAAGATGAAGCTTTAATAACTAAAGAAGAAAGGCAAGAAGAATTGGAAGCTTTGCAAAATGAAGTGGATCTTCCTCTTGAAGAGCTTCTTAAAAGATATAGTGGAGAGAAAG ATGATTTAGAAGTTAGCCCTGAAACAAGTACTGGAGGAGCGGAAGAGACAGAAGTAGAAGATCATG GAAAATGGAATGAGTGTTCTACATCACGTAAG AACGAAAGCAATGGGGAATCGTCAAATATAGAAAACCATACAAAGAGAGAGACTcgtgaaacaaaaaatttgtcCACGCTACCCGTGGCTTTTCCCAAGGACGAtgtattttatgattttactGAAGAACGT GAAGATGGTGACTATGATTTTACTGGTGGAGAAGATAAG GATGATGAAACGACTTTATCTGAGGAGGAGAAATTGGACAAAGTGGAATCAAATAATGGCAAGGATGAG ATTTTAATGCTACAGAATGAGAGTGAAATACCTATAGAAGAACTGCTTGCAAGGTATGGAAAG GATCACTACAACGACTATGATTCAGATTATGACACTGAAGATACTTCTGCTTGTTCAGACGACCTTACGAATTCTCCATCTCATGAAGAAATTGAGCCAACGGGCCTTGATGTCTCTGTGCACAAAAATGTTGACCCTGGTAAATCTCATTCGTCTGCAAGTTCACCTCCAGAGGGGAAAGGATccttagaaaattttgaaggaagGGAAAGTGAGGATGGAATTTTTGATGCTGCAGCTGCAGAAAGATCTGTACAACCGTCTGGGAACACATTTCCCACAACTACAGTGCGTTCAAAATCCCCTTGCCTGGATTCTCCATCTCATGAAGGAATTGAGCCAGTGCGCCTTGATTTCTGTGTGGACGATAATATTGACCCCAATAAATGTCACTCTGCAAGCTCACCTCCTGAAAGGAAAGGATCCTTCGAAAATTCTGGAGAAACGGAGAGTGAGGACAGAATTTTCGATGCTGCAGCTGCAGCAAGATCTGCACAACCAACTGGGAACACATTCTCCACAACTAAAGTGCGAACAAAATTCCCTTTCCTTCTTAAGCACTCCTTGCGTGAATATCAGCATATTGGCTTGGATTGGCTTGTGACAATGTATGAGAAAAGACTAAATGGGATTCTTGCTGATGAGATGGGGCTTGGGAAGACAATCATGACCATTGCTTTGCTTGCTCATCTTGCTTGTGAAAAGGGAATATGGGGCCCCCATCTTATCGTGGTCCCAACGAGTGTCATGCTTAATTGGGAGACTGAGTTTCTCAAATGGTGTCctgcttttaaaattttaacttactTTGGAAGCGCAAAAGAGCGAAAGGTTAAGAGGCAAGGGTGGATGAAACCAAACTCATTTCATGTATGCATAACCACTTACAGGTTGGTTATCCAAGATTCTAAAGTTTTCAAACGCAAAAAGTGGAAGTATCTAATACTAGATGAAGCTCATCTAATTAAAAACTGGAAGTCACAAAGATGGCAAACTCTCTTGAACTTCAATTCCAAACGACGAATTTTATTAACTGGTACCCCCCTTCAAAATGATCTGATGGAGCTTTGGTCCTTGATGCACTTTTTGATGCCCCATATTTTTCAATCTCATCAGGAATTCAAGGATTGGTTTTGCAATCCAATTTCTGGAATGGTAGAGGGGCAAGAAAAAGTGAATAAGGAAGTTCTTGATCGTCTGCACAATGTTCTGCGCCCCTTTATACTTCGTCGACTGAAAAGAGATGTAGAGAAGCAGCTGCCAAAGAAATATGAGCATGTCATAAACTGTAGATTGTCAAGAAGGCAACGTCAATTATATGAGGACTATATTGCTAGTTCAGAAACACAAGCTACTCTTGCCAGTGGCAATTTCTTTAGTATGATTAATGTTATTATGCAACTTAGAAAAGTTTGTAATCATCCTGATTTGTTTGAGGGTCGTCCAATCATCAGTTCTTTTGATATGGCGGGTATAGTCATGCAGTTGAGTTCATCTGTATGTTCTGCGTTATCACCTGGCCTGTTTTCTAGAGTTGACCTTAAGGGTTTAGGATTTTTATTCACTCATCTAGACTTTAGCATGACTTCATGGGAGGTAGATGAAGTGAGAGCTATTGCTACTCCATCAAGTTTAATTAAGGGTTCTACCAGTGTGAATAAATCCGAGGAAATTGGATCTGGATTTAGATATCGGAAGAGATTGCATGGATCAAGTATTTTTGCAGACATCCAAAATGCAATTATGGAGGAAAGAGTAAGGCAGGCAATGGAACGAGCTGAAGCTATGGCATGGTGGAATTCCTTGAGATGTGACAAAAAGCCAATTTATTCCACATCCCTTAGGGAGTTGGTGACAATTAGGCATCCGGTTTATGACATATGCCATGAGAAGTCGGATCCCTCGTCTTATTGTTATTCCTCAAAAATTGCTGACATTGTCCTTTCACCAGTAGAACGTTTCCAGATGATGATGGGCTTAGTTGAAAGCTTCACCTTTGCAATTCCAGCAGCAAGGGCCCCAGCACCTCTGTGCTGGTATAGTAGAAGCTGTTCTGATGTGTTTCTGGATCCATCTTATGAGCAAAACTGCTCCCGATTCCTGTTTCCCCTTTTAACTCCAATCCGGTCTGCAATTATTCGAAGACAAGTGTATTTCCCAGACAGAAGGCTAATACAATTTGACTGCGGCAAATTGCAGGAACTTGCTATTCTACTTAGGAAACTAAAATCTGAAGGTCACCGAGCATTAATATTCactcaaatgacaaaaatgcTTGATATCTTGGAGGCATTCATCAATCTGTATGGTTACACTTACATGCGTCTGGATGGATCCACTCAGCCTGAAGAGAGACAGACATTAATGCAACGATTTAACACCAACcctaaaatttttcttttcattttatcgaCTCGCAGTGGGGGTGTAGGTATCAATCTTGTTGGTGCAGACACTGTTATCTTTTACGACAGTGATTGGAACCCTGCTATGGATCAACAAGCTCAAGATCGCTGTCACCGCATAGGACAGACAAGGGAAGTTCATATATATCGTCTGATTAGTGAAAGCACCATTGAAgagaatattttaaagaaggCAAATCAGAAGCGTGCTCTTGATAATCTTGTCATCCAAAGTGGTAGTTATAACACTGAATTTTTCCAGAAGCTTGATCCCATGGAGTTGTTCTCCGGTCACAGGTCTCTTGCCAttaaaaatatgcaaaaagaaaagaatcagTGCACCAATGCGAATGAGGTTTCTGTATCTAATGCAGACGTGGAGGCTGCTTTAAAGATTGTAGAAGATGAAGCTGATTATATGGCTTTgaagaaagttgaagaagaagaagctgtGGATAATCAGGAATTTACAGAAGAAGTGATTGGGAGGATGGAAGATGATGAGTTTATGAATGATGATGAAATGAAGCTTGATGAAGGTGGGGATCAAGTTAATGGCATGATTATATCCAACAAAGATAATGAGGCAATAATACACGGAGCTAATGATCTTAATGAAGAGAGAGCTGTAATTGTAGCTAGCAAAGAAGATGATGTTGACATGCTGGCGGATGTCAAGCAAATGGCGGCTGGAGCTGCTGCAACTGGACAAACCATCTCGTCCATTGATGACCGACTACGTCCAATTGATCGGTATGCAATACGTTTTCTGGAACTGTGGGACCCTGTACATGACAAAGCGGCTGTGGAGTCTGATGTCCAGTTTGAAGAAACAGAATGGGAACTGGATCGTCTTGAGAAGTATAAAGAGGAGATGGAAGCTGAGATTGATGAAGACGAGGAACCTCTTGTATATGAAA GCTGGGATGCTGAATTTGCAACTGAAGCATATAGACAGCAAGTTGAGGCCTTGGCACAAAATCAG TTGATGGAGGATTTGGAATTTGAAGCCAAGCGGAAAGAAGCAGAGGAGGCTGAAAATTGTGATCCTACAAg GAATGAAACACATAGTGAATTAAAACCAAAGgctaaaaagaaatcaaagaaagcCAAGTTCAAATCTCTGAAGAAGGCCTCTCTTTCTTCCGAGCTAAAAGCAGTGAAAAAAGAAGCATCAGTGGAATTCTTGTCTACAGACGATGAAGATATATGCAGTGAAGATGTTCTTGAATCTTTATCAGCACAGTCAAGCTTACAgaaaaaacgtaaaaaggcTGAGCTTAGTCTGGACAGCGAGTCAGGCAAGTCCCTGAAGaagaaatctaaaaaattgaagaaaaatattgtggATACTTTCCCACAAGATCATCCTAATGTGTCAGGTGTGCAATATGATGAAGCCATGGAAGTAAAACCACGGGAGAACGGTGTTGATCTTGAACATAAAGTAGTTGGCCGTAATAGAATGGGAGGGAAAATATCTATTACTTCCATGCCAGTTAAGCGTGTTTTGACAATAAAACCAGAGAAACTTAAAAAGGGGAATATTTGGTCAAGGGATTGTGTTCCTTCCCCTGACTTTTGGTTGCCACAAGAGGATGCAATACTGTGTGCTATGGTACATGAATATGGTACACACTGGAGCATGATTAGTTCAACTTTATACAGTATGACTGCTGGTGGGTTTTATAGAGGCAGATACCGTCATCCTGTTCATTGCTGCGAAAGGTATAGGGAACTCGTACAAAGGTATGTTATATCTGCTCCAGATAATCCAAATAGTGAGAAGATCACAAATGCTAGCTCTGGGAAAGCTCTTCTCAAAATCACGGAG GAAAATATTCGAGTACTGTTAGATTTAGCTGCTGAGCAGCCTGATAGAGAGTACTTACTTCAGAAGCACTTCACTGCGCTGCTCTCAACTGTGTGGAAGGCTAGAATACGTGGCAACCGTTTAGATTCTTCACTTTCTTGGAATGGTTTCTATTCTGGTGCAAGGTATTTTTCAACCGGTAACCACATTACTCGGTATTTTGGGAGGGAAACAACAGGTAAGTTGAAATTTGGCAACACAGGACACAACTTCAAGTTACTAGCTGCTGCACTTAATGATGTTTGTTCTACAAGGATGGATGATAAGAAGCCCCAATCCTACCATGGGGAACGAGCATCAGTCACTACAGAGCAGTTGGAGTTAACACTTGAGTTCCAGGGAGAGAATGATCTTAACGTGCCATTTCCATCTTCGGTTGACTTGATAGTATCTGATTCAGTTTACTTGCCCTTGGTCAACCTGGATACATGTGAATCTTCTGGCGCTCGAAAGCGAACAAAAGTTGCAGAGACACGTTTCAG GGATGCTGCAAGAGCTTGCAAAGAAGATTTCCACGGATGGGCTTCCTCTGTTTTTCCAATAATCGATCTCAAGTCTCGCTCTGTTTCAAAGTCACAGTCACTGGGAAAGCATAAGCTGGGAGTCGCCGACTCTTCTAAATCTGCAAAATCTAAGCATAGGAAGATGGGACCGGACCATGGAGAAAGCTCCCACCACCCGATTGCCGACCATCAGATGCCATCACTTGTCCAGGAAGATAACCATAACTTATATTCCCTCAGTTCACCAATTCTTACAGATTATTCATTTCCATTTGGCATGGATGAGTATCCATTCCCACATGAAGAGCCAGGGAGTCGAGAGATGATTCCTCATGATTATATCCCAGGATTGATTTCAGGTCTCGACATACCCGAAGAAATTTGA